Within Romboutsia sp. CE17, the genomic segment GGTGTTAAGTTAGTAGGAACTATATAAGTTGGTATTATTGCACTATGGCTGTCGACTTTAGAAGAGTCAAATATTCTTTTACTTTTAGTAAATACTATTTTACTTTCATAAGGAAGACCAGCTTTTATTTTATCTAATGTTTGAGAAACTTTATTAACCAAACTTTCTTCTAAATAAATAGAATCAGTTCTAGGATAAGTTATATATCCTCCCTTACCTTTTCCCTCATAAAGAGACTGACATACGTTTAAAACCTTATCTGAAGTGAAATTTGAGTACTTCGAAGTAATAAATCCTTGAAGAGATGTTAAACTAAATAGTTTAGGTGCATACTCTTTAGAAGTAGATACTTTTTTATCTATTATAGTTCCAGTATTTGATGATATACTAGAAATAATTTTATTAGCTTCATCTATAGTATCAAATTTACTTTCTTTACCTTTTATTAGTTTTCCTTTATATTCTCCATTAGAACTTTTAAAATTACCTTCTATTTCAAAATAATTCTTAGGTATAAAATTTGTTATTTCCATATCCCTATCATAAACTAGTTTTACTGTTGGAAGTATTACACGACCTATATTTAGTAATTTACCATTGCCATATTTTAAAGTTGCAACAGAAGTAAAGTTAATTCCTATTAACCAATCTGTAATCAATCTAGTATAACCTGCTGCTTGTAAATTTATCATATCAGAGTTATCTTTTAAGTTATTTAGACCTCTTGTTATGTCTTCTGGAGTCCATTCATTTACTAGAATTCTTTTAACAGGTTTTTTATTCTTTGCCAATAAAAAAATTAAAAAAGAAATTAATTCACCTTCTCTATCATTATCTGTAGCGTTTATTACATACTCTATATCATCTCTATGTAAAAGTCTTTTTACAGTATCAAATTGCTTTTTCTTTGAGCTATCGACTTTAAATTTGAATTTATCACTAGGTATAAATGGAAAATTATCCATTTTCCAAGATCCTGAGTATTTATCTTTATCATAGTCTTTCATATCAAATAAGGAAACTAGATGACCAACGGCATAAGTAACTATGTAATCATTTCCTTCAAAGTAACCATCATGCCTAGTTCTTGCGCCTAAAAAGGTAGCTATAGTTTTAGCAACAGATGGTTTTTCTGCAAGTATAAGCTTCATATAAATCTCCTTTCAAATACTATTTATATTATCATATAAAAAGAAAAGACTGCAAGGCAGTCTAGAAATTAAAATTGAAATTATTGTTTTTATTAGTTAATCCTTTTATATAATAATCAACAAATTCAGATGAACTTTCGTCTATTAATTTTACGAAAGAAATATGCGTTATACTATTAGAGCTAGGATGATTTATATTATAATTAAAAGCTGGTCCAGATATTGTACAAGAAGATTCTGGTTTTATATTTATTCTTTGGGTGTCTGATAAAGAAGTAAATATTTCAAATGATTTGGAACTATCTATAAGATATGAAAATTCAATATTATCCTTAAGCTCAGGGTAAACAGAGTATATATTTGCTATACAGTTAACCTCATTAAAATTAGGATAATATTCTTTGTAGCCAGCAAGGATTATATATGAATGGTTAGGTAAAATTGATTTTATTGCAAGTATCAAATTCCGAATTAAATTATCAACCTCAATTGGAAAATAGAAATATATAGGATGAGTATGATCTATAATAATATTATATCGATCTAATAAATCTATGATATTACGATAATTAATATATTCGCTTGAGCCGAATTCATTATATATTAAGAATAAATTGCCATTTATGCTTTTTTCATAAATGCTTTCTAATTTTTGTTTCATCCAAGGTATAGGTAATAAGCTTATCTTATTGAAATTATTTCCCATAAAATTCCTCCCTAAAATAATAACAGTTTATATATCAATAAATTGTATTCTATAATAAATAAATTTATTCCTTTAAAGCATACATAGAAAATACTGGTAAATCCCTATATTTATAGACAAAAAGTTACATATTTGTAATAATATTATTAAAACGCATCTAAATTTAGATAAAAATAGACTAATTAAAACTATTAGAAGTAATACATACTTATTTATAGGGAGGAGTTGAATAAGATTATAGTTAAATACTATAATTGTTAGTTATGAATTTTAATAAAAAACATATAATATCAAGTGTTATAGCTACATCTGTAATTGTGCCAGTATGTACCTCTATATCAAATGCAGATGAAGTAGAATATAGGATGATAACAGCAAATTCAGTTAATTTTAGAACAGGCCCAGGTACAAATTATTCATCTATGGGTAAATTAAATAAAGGATATAAAGTTGAGTACATAGGAACTAGTGGTTCTTGGATAAAGATAAAATATAATGGAAAAACAGGATATGCACATAGTGATTATGTAGGTCCCTATAGCAATTCTAATCAAAGTTCAAGTATAAAAGTAGTTACTGCTTCTAGCCTTAATGTTAGAAGTGGTGCAGGAACTAATTACTCAAGAATAGGAAGCTTATCAAAAGGTACAGAGGTAAGTGTAATATCAGAGTCAAATGGTTGGGCTAAAATAAATTATAATGGAAAAATAGGATATGTATCTACTGATTATTTAGCAACTAAATCTAGTGGAGGTTCTAGTTCTACTACAGAAACTATAAAATATAAAAAAATAGTAAATGCAACAAGCTTAAACTTTAGAACTGGGCCAGGAACAAACTATTCTAAAATATCTACTTTAAAATATGGAACAGAAGTTGGAGTAATATCGGAGTCAAATGGTTGGGCTAAAATAAGTTATAATGGAAAAATAGGATATGTATCAAGTCAATATCTATCTGATAAATCAAGTAGTTCAACAGGAAGTGATTCTTCAACATCTAGCTCAAAAGCAGATAAAGTAATAAGTTTTGCAAAAACTTTATTAGGAAAAGATTACTCTTGGGGGGCAGAAGGACCGAATTCATTTGATTGCTCAGGATACACATACTATGTATTTAAGAAAAGTGCAGGAATCACTTTACCAAGGGTATCTAAAGAACAAAGTAAGTATGGAACTTATGTTAGTAGAAGTGATGTCAAAAAAGGAGACTTAGTATTTTTTGATACAGATGGATCTAATAATGGCGTAGTAAGTCATGTTGGAATATATATGGGCGATGGTAAATTTATACATGCTTCATCAAGTAAAGATGAAGTAGTTATATCAGATTTTAATAGTAGTTATTATAAAGGAGCATTTGTCAATGCACGTAGAGTTTTATAAGAAATAGAGCTAATTAAGGCTCTATTTTTTATTTATGCATAATATTTTGAAATATATTATGTATAAATAGAAGCTAATATTGAAAATAATATATAGTATATGATTGAGAAGTTAAATAAGTATATAAGGAGAGTAGATATGACTGTTATAACTGATTTTTATCAATTTAAATATAGCCGCAATAATTATTATTTGGAATTACTTATAAACAGAACAGCTCTTTTATATATAGAAAAAGCATTGGATGAAAGTTTAAGTAATATGTATTTAAGTAAAGATTCAGAATGCGCTTATATGAGACTAAAAGAATTATTTTATAATTCAAGAGTAGAAAGTGATTCATTATATGTAGAACTTAGAATAAATAAATGCTATTTAAAGTATATGCAAAATTTGAGTTGTTATTTTTATAATAGAAATGAGTATGAGGCAGTAAAAGTATTAAGCGATTATATGCAGTACTTCTCAACATCTGATATAGATGAAATTTCAACCTTTTGTGAATTAAATGAAGATATAAAAGTTAGAGTTTTATCTAATGTATGAAAAAGAGCTCTTCCTATGAAAAGAAGAGCCCTTTTTATTTAATTAAAACTTAAAAATATTTTTTAGTTTCTGCAAAATCATATACGTCCATTAATGCTTCTCCAAATCTTTGATAATGAACTATTTCTCTTTCGCCTAAAAATCTTAATACATTTATTATATCAACATTGTCAGTTAAGTTTATAAGTTGATAATATGTTGCTAGTGCTTTTTGTTCTGCAGCCATATCTTCATGTAAATCAGTTACAGCATCGCCGAAAACATTTATATAAGAAGCAGTCCAAGGTACTCCATTAGGATCTGATGGGAATATTCCATGTCCCCAAACTGCATAATTAGATCCTAGGCCAGCAGCCTTTAACTCTTCAGGTGTAGCATCTTCAGTTAGTTGATATAGCATACTAGAAATTATTTCAACATGAGCCAGTTCTTCTGTACCTATATCAGTTAAAAGTGCACGTGACTTTCCTGTAGGCATAGTATATCGTTGTTGTAAATATCTTATTGCAGCAGCTAATTCACCATTTGGCCCACCTAATTGAGCAATTATATACTTAGCCATGTTTAAATCTTTACATCTTAAATTAACTGGAAATTCTAATGTTTTTTGGTAAATCCACATAGATGTCTAACCTCCCTATAAATAATATCTATTTGTTAAATTCTCTGTCCCATGGCCAAGGGTCACATATCCATTGCCAAGGATATTGGCTTGGAGCATACCCAAAGTTAGTTAAAGGACCGTATTTACTTTCATAAGCACATCTTGCTTGTTTAAATTGAGCAACTAATGAATTATATATATTGATAGCATTTTTGTCTTCTGGATGATTATCTAAATATAAATTTAGTTCTACACATGCAAATCCTGTTTCTTGAACATTTCTCAATAATTCACTTCTAGTACATGATTGTTTCATTATCTTTTCCCCCTAACTCTGTTTTTAGGATTTTTATATAAATCTGCATTATACATTTCAGAGTCTATTAAAAATAATTCAGGGAATAATGTTCCCTTACTCAATGCAGTTGAAAGATTATACATTTTTGTAAGCACTTGATCGTTAACATATGGTCTAGCTAAATCACAACCACAGTTTTGAGAAATGCCTCTACTGTTTTTTTCCATAGATGAAAAACCTCCTTGTCAGAACCTATAGTCAAGCTATGTAATTATATTATATTTAGATAAGCTTAAAATGGTTACATATCCAAGATAAATAATTAAAAACTATTTGATTATTTATCTTAATTAATAAGGTTAAGTTAAATTTTATGTTAGTATTAATTTTGTATATCTTGAATTAATGATACAGTTTATGATAAAATAAATTTCATGTTCACATAAAAATGAGGTGATTTAATGAGCGAATTAGCAGGAAAAGGCTGTGAAATAATAGTACCTTTTGATGAAAGACAACCACTAAAAGATATAGAAAGAAGTATAATAAAAAAGTATAGAAAGCATTTATGGTCTAAGTTTATTAAAGCGATAAGAGATTATAATCTAGTAGAAGAGGGTGACAAGATAGGTGTTGCTATATCTGGAGGGAAAGATAGTCTTCTTATGGCAAAAATGTTCCAGGAGTTAAAAAAGCATGGACAAGTTAATTTTGAAGTTGAATTTATAGCTATGGACCCTGGATATCATAAAGATATAAGACAATTATTAATAGATAACTGTGAATACTTAAATATACCTATACATTTATTTGATTCTAGAATATTTGAAATTGCGGATGAAATAGCAAAGGACTATCCATGCTATATGTGTGCAAGAATGAGAAGAGGGGCTCTATACTCTAAGGCGGAAGAATTAGGATGTAATAAACTGGCATTGGGACATCATTATGATGATGTTATAGAAACAACAATGCTTAATTTATTATGTGCAGGAAACTTTAAAACAATGTTACCAAAGCTTGACTCTACAAATTTTGATGGAATACAAATAATAAGGCCACTTTATTATATAAGAGAAGAGCATATAATAAGATTTATACAAAATAGTGGAATTTGGCCGCTTAATTGTGCTTGTATGGTAGCAGCTAAAAAAACAGGAAACAAAAGATATGAGATAAAAGACCTTATAAAGAGTTTAGGTGAAAACTTTAAAGATGTTGAAAAATCAATCTTCAAGGCTGCAGAAAATGTTAATATCGACTCTGTCTTAGGATGGCAACAAGATGGAGTTAAGCACTCTTTCTTAGAAAAGTATGAGTAATATAAAATAAAACCGTTGATTAGTAGATAGTCAACGGTTTTTTATTGCAAAACAAAATGATAGAATATATACATACATATTTAGAGAGGGGATTTTATATTGAAAAAAGTATATATAGACTTTGAAATGAACATGCCAAATAATAAAGGTAAAAAGGATATGTTAAATGCAGATATAATAGCTATTGGTGCTATTAAATATGACGAGTGTACTGGTGAAGTAGAAAAATTTAAATCTTTAATAAAACCTATAATAAAGAAAGAAGTGTATCCTCATATAGAAGAATTGACTAAAATAACTTCACATGATTTATATAAGGCCCCCACGTATGAGGAAGTAATGAGGGATTTTAAATGTTGGTTAGGGATATTCTCCGAAATTAAGGGTATATATACATTTGGAAATTTAGATTTAGCTTGTTTTAGTAATATAGATAAAATAAGTTCACAAAAAAATAAACATCCAAGATTTTTAAATAATATAAAAGATTTATTTGTAGATATTAAAGATAAGTATGTAGATTATGGTATAAGATGCATGAATTATATATCTCTGAAAAATCTTTTAAGTATAGCGAATGTAGAATTTAGTGGAGAAGTTCATGATCCACTAGATGATGCGTACAATTTATACTTATTAGACTCTATATTAGATGAGAATGAAAGTATACGAGATTTACTAATTATAAAAGACATAATTAAGCCACCATTTAATACTATAGATGAAAATTTAGAGACTAAATTTGAAATGTATAAAGAATATTTTTATAAAAAGGAAGGTAGTTATGATATAAACTTTATATCTATAGAAATAATCAAAGTAGTTAGAAAGTATATTTTATCATTAAAAAATATTGAAATAAACAATATAGAGATATTAAAAGATATTAGTAAAAAACTTATAAGTATAGAAAAATTATCTAATATAGAAGAAGGGTATTTTTATATTCTAGAAAATCTTTGCTTAGATATGAAGGATCTACTAGATGATTTAATGCTTTATAAATTAAATTTAGAAGAGTATAAAAATGAAATAACAAATATCATAGAACTTTTTGATGAAGATTTAGAAGCTGAAGAAATAAATATTAGAACAGACAATATATTAATTTAAAGATTTCTGCATAAGTAGAAATCTTTTTTTGTATAAAATACTAATTTATAAAATATACATAAGTATGGAATTTGATTAATATTTAGAGGAGATGTTTTGCTATGTCTAGTATTTTAAGTTATATTTTTACGGTATTATCAGTATTTGCATTTTTATCCTCGGTATATATTATGTATTTATTATTCAGATTTATGGTTGAGAGAAGGCATAATAAAAAAAGAAAAAATAAATATGTAAGAAGTAATAGATTTAGCAGTAAAGTGTCTAATAAT encodes:
- a CDS encoding type IA DNA topoisomerase, which encodes MKLILAEKPSVAKTIATFLGARTRHDGYFEGNDYIVTYAVGHLVSLFDMKDYDKDKYSGSWKMDNFPFIPSDKFKFKVDSSKKKQFDTVKRLLHRDDIEYVINATDNDREGELISFLIFLLAKNKKPVKRILVNEWTPEDITRGLNNLKDNSDMINLQAAGYTRLITDWLIGINFTSVATLKYGNGKLLNIGRVILPTVKLVYDRDMEITNFIPKNYFEIEGNFKSSNGEYKGKLIKGKESKFDTIDEANKIISSISSNTGTIIDKKVSTSKEYAPKLFSLTSLQGFITSKYSNFTSDKVLNVCQSLYEGKGKGGYITYPRTDSIYLEESLVNKVSQTLDKIKAGLPYESKIVFTKSKRIFDSSKVDSHSAIIPTYIVPTNLTPDEQIVYNAIKDRFIANFMPPAEYENTEIKTEVDKNLFLTKGKVLKVKGYLEVYNKEEKDDLLPLVNKLEVVDILDIKTLTKQTTPPKPYTEDTLLKAMKNCGKNVSEDDTTVLSGYSIGTSATRADVLKKVGQVGYVKKKGKSYSITDLGKNLVEIFPVKDLFDVDYTGKLERSLSDIQKGQFTRKEYLTNIMKFIYQNVNLIKHDDKKNINTENYTYNAKTKKYVKESAVASRKSNSKNSSDENSSKKKSTKNDSLGKCPVCQNDVIESEKGYLCSNYINCKFGIWKNDKYLEYYNKKPNKTMVKSILKNGQAKVKSLTSKKGTKFDAILKYNKKDNGYWGWTMEIESKSSK
- a CDS encoding C40 family peptidase, giving the protein MNFNKKHIISSVIATSVIVPVCTSISNADEVEYRMITANSVNFRTGPGTNYSSMGKLNKGYKVEYIGTSGSWIKIKYNGKTGYAHSDYVGPYSNSNQSSSIKVVTASSLNVRSGAGTNYSRIGSLSKGTEVSVISESNGWAKINYNGKIGYVSTDYLATKSSGGSSSTTETIKYKKIVNATSLNFRTGPGTNYSKISTLKYGTEVGVISESNGWAKISYNGKIGYVSSQYLSDKSSSSTGSDSSTSSSKADKVISFAKTLLGKDYSWGAEGPNSFDCSGYTYYVFKKSAGITLPRVSKEQSKYGTYVSRSDVKKGDLVFFDTDGSNNGVVSHVGIYMGDGKFIHASSSKDEVVISDFNSSYYKGAFVNARRVL
- a CDS encoding manganese catalase family protein produces the protein MWIYQKTLEFPVNLRCKDLNMAKYIIAQLGGPNGELAAAIRYLQQRYTMPTGKSRALLTDIGTEELAHVEIISSMLYQLTEDATPEELKAAGLGSNYAVWGHGIFPSDPNGVPWTASYINVFGDAVTDLHEDMAAEQKALATYYQLINLTDNVDIINVLRFLGEREIVHYQRFGEALMDVYDFAETKKYF
- a CDS encoding spore coat protein CotJB; this translates as MKQSCTRSELLRNVQETGFACVELNLYLDNHPEDKNAINIYNSLVAQFKQARCAYESKYGPLTNFGYAPSQYPWQWICDPWPWDREFNK
- a CDS encoding spore coat associated protein CotJA, with protein sequence MEKNSRGISQNCGCDLARPYVNDQVLTKMYNLSTALSKGTLFPELFLIDSEMYNADLYKNPKNRVRGKR
- a CDS encoding tRNA 2-thiocytidine biosynthesis TtcA family protein, with the protein product MSELAGKGCEIIVPFDERQPLKDIERSIIKKYRKHLWSKFIKAIRDYNLVEEGDKIGVAISGGKDSLLMAKMFQELKKHGQVNFEVEFIAMDPGYHKDIRQLLIDNCEYLNIPIHLFDSRIFEIADEIAKDYPCYMCARMRRGALYSKAEELGCNKLALGHHYDDVIETTMLNLLCAGNFKTMLPKLDSTNFDGIQIIRPLYYIREEHIIRFIQNSGIWPLNCACMVAAKKTGNKRYEIKDLIKSLGENFKDVEKSIFKAAENVNIDSVLGWQQDGVKHSFLEKYE
- a CDS encoding 3'-5' exonuclease; this translates as MKKVYIDFEMNMPNNKGKKDMLNADIIAIGAIKYDECTGEVEKFKSLIKPIIKKEVYPHIEELTKITSHDLYKAPTYEEVMRDFKCWLGIFSEIKGIYTFGNLDLACFSNIDKISSQKNKHPRFLNNIKDLFVDIKDKYVDYGIRCMNYISLKNLLSIANVEFSGEVHDPLDDAYNLYLLDSILDENESIRDLLIIKDIIKPPFNTIDENLETKFEMYKEYFYKKEGSYDINFISIEIIKVVRKYILSLKNIEINNIEILKDISKKLISIEKLSNIEEGYFYILENLCLDMKDLLDDLMLYKLNLEEYKNEITNIIELFDEDLEAEEINIRTDNILI